A region from the Thermanaeromonas sp. C210 genome encodes:
- the dapA gene encoding 4-hydroxy-tetrahydrodipicolinate synthase, whose product MVKWGRILTAMVTPFKQTGELDLEGARKLASHLVEHGSDGLVVAGTTGESPTLTHEEKIALFAAVKEAVGDRAVVIAGTGGNSTSASIELSREAEKVGVDGLMLVVPYYNRPSQEGLYRHFKAVAEATSLPIILYNIPSRTGRNMEADTTLKLAAIDNVVAVKESSGDLDQVTTILRNAPEGFLVYSGDDSLTLPLMSVGGYGIVSVAAHVVGERMQAMVRAYVQGNTAEAAAIHQELFPVFKALFVTTNPVPVKAALNMLGLPAGPVRLPLVEATAAEKEKITQALRSAGLLS is encoded by the coding sequence TTGGTAAAGTGGGGCCGCATTCTCACAGCCATGGTGACCCCCTTTAAGCAGACCGGGGAGCTGGATCTCGAGGGAGCCAGGAAGTTGGCTTCCCACCTGGTGGAGCATGGCAGCGACGGCCTGGTGGTCGCCGGCACCACGGGGGAATCGCCGACTTTGACCCATGAGGAAAAGATAGCCCTCTTCGCAGCGGTAAAGGAGGCGGTAGGGGACAGGGCGGTAGTCATTGCCGGCACAGGGGGTAATTCTACCTCCGCCAGCATTGAACTTTCCCGGGAGGCCGAGAAAGTGGGCGTGGACGGTCTGATGCTGGTGGTCCCCTACTATAACCGGCCGTCCCAGGAAGGTCTATACCGGCACTTCAAGGCCGTGGCCGAGGCCACTTCCCTGCCTATTATCCTCTACAACATTCCTTCCCGGACCGGGCGCAACATGGAGGCTGACACTACTTTGAAACTGGCGGCCATCGATAATGTTGTGGCCGTAAAGGAGTCCAGCGGGGACCTGGACCAGGTGACGACCATTTTGCGGAATGCCCCGGAAGGCTTTTTGGTCTACAGCGGGGATGACTCCCTGACCCTCCCCCTAATGTCCGTGGGGGGGTACGGCATTGTCAGCGTGGCCGCCCATGTGGTAGGAGAGCGCATGCAGGCCATGGTCCGGGCCTACGTCCAGGGTAATACCGCTGAGGCGGCAGCCATTCACCAGGAGCTTTTCCCCGTCTTCAAGGCCCTGTTCGTTACTACCAACCCCGTCCCCGTCAAGGCGGCCCTCAACATGCTGGGCCTGCCTGCGGGTCCGGTACGCCTGCCTCTGGTAGAGGCGACGGCGGCCGAAAAGGAAAAAATAACTCAGGCCCTCCGGTCTGCGGGGCTTCTTTCCTGA
- the dapG gene encoding aspartate kinase: MRVLVQKFGGSSVAKAEDRQRVVQQVLKARQAGYSVVVVVSAMGRRGAPYATDTLLDLIAGQEVGEREKDLLLSCGEIISGVVLVGALKEAGLPAVCLTGAQAGIITDGHFGDARIIRVEPQRVRRELEAGRVVVVAGFQGVSAEGEITTLGRGGSDTTAAALGVALEAEAVEIFTDVDGLKTADPHIVEDAKTLRTVTYNELCQLAYEGARVIHPRAVEIAREKNIPLRIRSTFNDDPGTLVVASQAVFGGTRIGGDRLITGITNVGGLTQLRVKLTGEKKARDLFCHLASEGISVDFINLFPDEAIFTVSNKVAERALASLREQGFDVEVRPNCAKVAAVGAGMRGVPGVMAAIVTALAQEEVAILQSADSYTSIWCLVDEAHMEKAVRALHRQFKLSA, from the coding sequence TTGCGGGTCCTCGTACAAAAGTTCGGCGGTTCTTCCGTGGCGAAGGCCGAAGACCGCCAAAGGGTAGTACAGCAAGTCCTCAAGGCGCGGCAGGCAGGCTACAGCGTGGTAGTAGTGGTTTCCGCCATGGGAAGGCGGGGCGCGCCCTATGCCACTGATACGCTGCTGGACTTAATTGCGGGTCAGGAGGTGGGTGAAAGGGAAAAAGACCTGCTTCTTTCTTGCGGCGAGATCATATCTGGTGTAGTGCTGGTAGGGGCCCTTAAGGAGGCGGGCTTACCGGCCGTATGCCTGACCGGGGCCCAGGCGGGTATTATTACCGACGGCCATTTCGGCGATGCCCGCATCATCCGGGTGGAGCCGCAGCGCGTCCGCCGGGAGCTGGAGGCGGGCCGGGTGGTAGTGGTGGCCGGCTTCCAGGGAGTTTCGGCAGAGGGGGAGATTACCACCCTGGGCCGGGGTGGGAGCGATACCACCGCAGCCGCCCTGGGGGTGGCCCTGGAGGCAGAAGCGGTAGAAATCTTTACCGACGTGGATGGCCTCAAGACCGCCGATCCACATATTGTGGAAGATGCCAAGACCCTGCGGACCGTCACCTATAACGAGTTGTGCCAGCTGGCCTACGAAGGGGCCAGGGTGATTCACCCCCGGGCCGTAGAAATTGCCCGGGAGAAAAACATACCCCTGCGCATCCGCTCCACCTTTAACGATGACCCGGGCACCCTGGTGGTGGCCTCCCAGGCGGTTTTCGGGGGCACCCGCATTGGCGGCGACCGGCTGATCACGGGCATTACCAACGTTGGAGGATTAACTCAGCTCCGGGTTAAGCTGACCGGAGAAAAGAAGGCCAGGGATCTGTTTTGCCATCTCGCGTCCGAAGGGATAAGTGTCGATTTTATCAACCTCTTCCCGGATGAAGCTATCTTCACGGTGAGCAACAAGGTGGCCGAGCGGGCGCTGGCTTCGTTAAGGGAACAGGGGTTTGACGTTGAAGTGCGCCCTAATTGTGCCAAGGTGGCTGCCGTCGGCGCCGGCATGCGCGGGGTTCCGGGGGTTATGGCGGCCATCGTTACGGCCTTGGCCCAGGAAGAGGTTGCCATATTACAATCCGCCGACTCTTACACGTCCATCTGGTGCCTCGTAGACGAAGCCCACATGGAGAAAGCTGTGCGGGCCCTTCACCGCCAGTTTAAACTCAGCGCCTAG
- a CDS encoding aspartate-semialdehyde dehydrogenase, with translation MRQLNVAVVGTGAVGQTILQVLAERNFPVGRLKVLATSRSAGNTVRFKDQDYTVEETTPASFEGVDLALFAGGEASKLFAREATARGAVVIDNSSTFRLDPEVPLVVPEVNPQDVRWHKGIIANPNCSTIQMVVALKPLHDAARIKRVVVATYQAVSGAGQEAIEELRQQSRQVLKGEKEVRGAVFPHQIAFNCLPHIDVFLENGYTKEEMKMVYETQKIMGDPSIRVTATTVRVPVFNGHSEAVTVETERKLTAEEAREILSRAPGIVVVDDPQAKAYPLAVHASGRDEVFVGRIREDISVESGLSLWVVADNLRKGAATNAVQIAEVLLREGLL, from the coding sequence ATGCGCCAACTCAACGTAGCAGTTGTAGGCACCGGTGCGGTGGGGCAGACTATACTGCAAGTGCTGGCCGAGAGGAACTTTCCGGTTGGAAGATTGAAAGTACTCGCTACCAGCCGGTCGGCGGGGAACACGGTAAGATTTAAAGACCAGGACTATACCGTGGAAGAGACGACGCCGGCTTCCTTTGAGGGAGTCGATTTGGCCCTTTTTGCCGGCGGAGAAGCCAGCAAACTTTTTGCCCGCGAAGCCACAGCCCGCGGGGCAGTAGTCATTGACAACAGCAGCACCTTCCGCCTGGACCCCGAAGTCCCCCTGGTAGTGCCGGAGGTAAACCCCCAGGACGTCCGGTGGCATAAAGGGATTATTGCGAATCCCAATTGCTCCACCATCCAGATGGTGGTGGCTCTCAAGCCCCTCCACGACGCGGCGCGCATCAAACGCGTGGTGGTGGCTACCTACCAGGCGGTTTCCGGGGCCGGCCAGGAGGCCATAGAGGAACTCCGGCAGCAGTCCCGGCAGGTCCTGAAGGGAGAAAAGGAAGTTCGGGGCGCCGTTTTTCCCCATCAGATTGCCTTCAACTGCCTACCCCATATTGATGTATTCCTGGAGAACGGCTATACCAAAGAGGAAATGAAAATGGTCTACGAAACCCAGAAAATCATGGGAGACCCCAGCATTAGGGTCACCGCTACCACAGTGCGAGTACCGGTCTTCAACGGCCACTCGGAAGCAGTTACCGTGGAAACCGAGAGGAAACTGACGGCGGAGGAAGCCAGGGAAATCCTAAGCCGGGCGCCGGGGATAGTAGTGGTAGATGATCCTCAGGCCAAGGCCTATCCCCTGGCCGTCCACGCCTCTGGCAGGGATGAAGTTTTTGTAGGCCGCATTCGCGAAGATATTTCGGTGGAGAGCGGTTTAAGTCTGTGGGTTGTGGCCGACAACCTGCGTAAGGGAGCGGCCACCAACGCTGTGCAGATAGCCGAGGTTCTGCTCCGGGAGGGCCTTCTGTAA
- a CDS encoding dipicolinate synthase subunit B, with protein sequence MRLIGKKVGFAVTGSYCTLEKVVPEIKKLVEEGAEVFPILSWSVKETDTRYGTAAFWQGELERLAGRPAITTIVEAEPIGPQKLLDVLVIAPCTGNTLAKLANGITDSPVLMAAKAVLRNQRPVVIAISTNDGLSANAKNLGLLLNAKNIYWVPFGQDDPFKKANSLIADMSLIVDTVVAALAGKQLQPLLLAPAKGVAKTS encoded by the coding sequence ATGCGACTGATTGGGAAAAAAGTAGGGTTTGCCGTTACCGGGTCTTACTGCACTCTGGAGAAGGTTGTTCCGGAAATTAAGAAATTGGTAGAGGAAGGGGCCGAAGTCTTCCCTATTCTATCCTGGTCAGTAAAGGAAACAGATACCCGTTACGGGACGGCCGCCTTTTGGCAGGGGGAGCTTGAGCGCCTGGCAGGCCGCCCGGCCATCACGACCATCGTCGAAGCAGAACCCATTGGACCCCAGAAGCTTCTGGACGTGCTGGTGATCGCTCCCTGTACCGGGAATACCCTGGCTAAGCTGGCCAATGGGATCACGGACTCTCCGGTTTTGATGGCTGCTAAAGCAGTACTGCGCAACCAGCGGCCGGTGGTGATAGCCATCTCCACCAACGACGGCCTCAGCGCAAATGCGAAGAATCTGGGCCTGCTCCTAAATGCTAAGAACATTTATTGGGTGCCCTTTGGGCAGGATGATCCCTTTAAGAAGGCTAATTCTCTGATCGCCGATATGAGTTTAATAGTGGATACTGTTGTAGCCGCCCTGGCAGGGAAGCAGCTGCAGCCCCTCTTACTGGCTCCTGCCAAGGGGGTGGCCAAAACATCATAG
- the dpsA gene encoding dipicolinate synthase subunit DpsA produces MGKMLAGIKIALLGGDAREIILLQELVRLGAEVRVAGYPPLPELKDCLLFKEASNAVRQADVLILPVPGADERGVIKGTLTGHTFRLDEGWVDEVAPGTLVLVGVARPVLKKVAREKGWKLVETAERDEMAILNSVPTAEGAIMMALQEMPVTLHGSEAFVLGLGRTGLTLAHMLAGMGARVTVVDRGAADRARALALGWRAISFEELPTAIGWAQVVFNTVPAPVLTEEVLAAASPQCLIIDLASAPGGTDFAAAQKLGRRAVLAPGLPGKVAPQTAGEILARLYPRFILDGLERL; encoded by the coding sequence ATGGGTAAGATGCTGGCGGGGATAAAGATAGCCCTACTGGGCGGCGACGCCCGGGAAATAATCCTCCTGCAGGAACTGGTTCGCCTGGGAGCCGAGGTACGGGTGGCGGGATATCCGCCGTTACCGGAACTTAAGGATTGCCTCCTGTTTAAGGAGGCGAGCAATGCCGTCCGCCAGGCAGATGTCCTCATTCTTCCGGTGCCCGGCGCAGATGAGAGGGGCGTCATCAAGGGGACGCTTACCGGTCATACCTTCCGGCTCGATGAAGGCTGGGTGGACGAGGTAGCACCCGGAACCCTCGTGCTGGTGGGTGTAGCCCGGCCGGTACTGAAGAAGGTGGCCCGGGAAAAGGGTTGGAAGCTGGTAGAGACGGCCGAAAGGGATGAAATGGCTATCCTTAACTCGGTTCCCACGGCCGAGGGGGCCATCATGATGGCTCTCCAGGAGATGCCCGTCACCCTCCACGGCAGCGAGGCCTTCGTCTTGGGATTAGGACGAACGGGTTTAACCTTGGCCCATATGCTGGCCGGAATGGGAGCCAGGGTTACGGTGGTGGACCGGGGAGCAGCCGACCGGGCGCGCGCCCTGGCCCTGGGCTGGAGGGCCATTTCCTTCGAGGAACTTCCCACGGCCATCGGCTGGGCACAGGTGGTGTTCAATACCGTGCCGGCCCCTGTGCTGACGGAAGAAGTTCTGGCTGCCGCCTCACCCCAGTGCCTCATCATCGATCTGGCCAGCGCGCCGGGAGGAACGGATTTTGCTGCGGCCCAGAAACTGGGAAGAAGGGCCGTACTGGCTCCCGGGTTACCCGGCAAGGTAGCCCCTCAAACGGCCGGCGAGATTCTGGCCCGGCTGTATCCCCGCTTCATCTTAGATGGCCTGGAACGACTGTAA